One Acidobacteriota bacterium DNA segment encodes these proteins:
- a CDS encoding DUF420 domain-containing protein gives MPTTGFLGTRADAFVDAAIVFFVLAPFLMVYALRLAAQRRHREHRNFQAGLLLAAIVAVLMLEISIRFGSAGEAYAASSFYGPPMAALFVVHLAIAVPTFVLWCWLARLSWRRFSHTLPGPFGRRHRRLGRLAFVGLCLSSATGIGLYVMGYAF, from the coding sequence ATGCCAACCACGGGCTTTCTCGGTACGCGGGCGGACGCCTTCGTGGATGCCGCGATCGTCTTCTTCGTTCTCGCCCCGTTCCTGATGGTCTACGCGCTCCGCCTCGCGGCGCAACGACGGCACCGCGAGCACCGCAACTTCCAGGCGGGCCTCCTGCTGGCCGCCATCGTGGCCGTCCTGATGCTGGAGATCAGCATCCGCTTCGGCAGCGCCGGCGAAGCCTACGCCGCGAGCTCGTTCTACGGCCCGCCGATGGCCGCGCTCTTCGTCGTGCACCTCGCGATCGCCGTCCCGACGTTCGTCCTCTGGTGCTGGCTGGCGCGACTCTCGTGGCGCCGCTTCTCCCACACCCTCCCCGGCCCCTTCGGCCGGAGGCACCGGCGCCTGGGCAGGCTCGCCTTCGTGGGCCTGTGCCTCTCGTCCGCCACGGGTATCGGCCTGTACGTCATGGGCTATGCGTTCTGA